A single genomic interval of Spinacia oleracea cultivar Varoflay chromosome 6, BTI_SOV_V1, whole genome shotgun sequence harbors:
- the LOC110795684 gene encoding probable glycosyltransferase At5g03795, whose translation MNKLLKRLIVLLVYKIDWRKLFVILAIVTILGIVLQISLLPFPLWLQSPLIRVSTAKDLSSSLQLTLTHGKHWPLRQISVPVPLNSSSGLTKRVHSVQRRRKRRRKREDDFQVPIPPPPPPRTPPTPLERHVWSLSPKEALLYAKKELKNAPFVANDSDLYAPIFKNVSIFKRSYELMELILKVYVYPDGSPPIFHEPHLSGIYASEGWFMKLLEGNRQFVTRNPEKAHLFYLPYSARQLQQAIYVQGSHNLAPLSLFIRDYVNMLSAKYPFWNRTHGADHFLVACHDWGPYTLKAHEELVKNSIKAVCNADLSEGIFKFGKDVSLPETTIRMPRRPLRNIGGGMRVSQRPILAFFAGNMHGRVRPLLLKHWHNKDESMRIYGPLPRSVSKKMSYIQHMKSSKFCICPMGYEVNSPRIVEAIYYECVPVIIADNFVPPFDDVLDWSAFSVIVAEKDIAKLKEILEGIPLNRYLKMLQNLKMLQRHFLWNLRPVKYDLFHVILHSIWLSRLNQIQIPD comes from the exons ATGAACAAATTACTAAAACGGCTAATCGTGTTATTAGTGTACAAAATCGATTGGAGAAAACTGTTTGTTATATTAGCCATTGTAACAATACTGGGTATTGTTCTTCAAATTAGTCTCCTTCCATTCCCACTATGGCTTCAATCTCCATTAATCAGAGTTTCAACTGCTAAGGATTTGAGTAGTTCATTGCAATTAACCTTAACACATGGAAAACATTGGCCGTTGCGCCAAATATCGGTTCCTGTTCCATTGAATTCGTCGAGTGGTCTAACAAAGAGAGTACACAGTGTACAAAGGAGAAGAAAAAGGAGGAGAAAGCGGGAAGATGATTTTCAAGTTCCAATACCACCACCTCCTCCTCCTCGAACTCCACCGACACCCTTGGAG AGACATGTATGGTCCTTATCCCCTAAGGAAGCACTTTTGTATGCTAAAAAGGAGTTGAAGAATGCTCCATTTGTTGCCAATGATTCTGATCTGTATGCACCTATCTTTAAGAATGTCTCTATCTTCAAAAG GAGTTATGAACTGATGGAACTCATACTTAAAGTATATGTTTATCCGGATGGAAGCCCACCAATATTTCATGAACCACATCTTAGCGGAATTTATGCGTCTGAGGGATGGTTTATGAAGTTGTTAGAAGGGAACAGGCAGTTTGTTACCAGAAACCCAGAAAAGGCTCACTTGTTCTATCTGCCATATAGTGCTCGTCAACTTCAGCAAGCGATTTACGTACAAGGATCACATAATCTGGCCCCACTTTCTCTTTTCATAAGAGACTATGTGAACATGCTGTCTGCAAAGTATCCTTTCTGGAACCGCACTCATGGAGCAGATCACTTTCTAGTGGCTTGTCATGATTGg GGACCTTACACATTAAAGGCGCATGAGGAGTTAGTGAAGAACTCAATAAAAGCAGTTTGTAATGCTGATTTATCTGAAGGAATTTTCAAGTTCGGAAAAGATGTATCCCTCCCCGAAACCACCATAAGAATGCCAAGGAGACCTCTTCGAAACATTGGTGGTGGGATGAGAGTATCACAACGCCCAATCCTAGCTTTCTTCGCTGGAAACATGCATGGAAGAGTTCGTCCTTTACTTCTCAAGCATTGGCATAACAAAGATGAGTCTATGCGGATTTACGGACCTTTACCTCGTAGTGTGTCTAAGAAAATGTCATATATTCAACACATGAAATCTAGCAAGTTCTGCATTTGTCCAATGGGTTATGAAGTTAACAGTCCAAGGATAGTCGAGGCTATATACTATGAATGTGTTCCGGTAATTATAGCTGATAATTTTGTTCCTCCGTTTGATGATGTTCTTGATTGGAGCGCCTTTTCTGTGATAGTGGCTGAAAAGGATATTGCCAAGTTAAAGGAAATTCTCGAGGGAATTCCACTGAATCGGTATTTGAAAATGCTTCAGAACTTGAAAATGCTTCAGAGACATTTCCTTTGGAATTTGAGGCCGGTTAAGTATGATTTGTTCCATGTGAT